Proteins co-encoded in one Bremerella sp. TYQ1 genomic window:
- a CDS encoding SMI1/KNR4 family protein, whose protein sequence is MSIEQLTAIVPSPASPTEVPAEPDWKEIEKELGIALPLDYRDFVSTYGSGLLGNFIRVFNPFASSEYLALIPSVERICKVRRELKATEGDEEVPYGIYPDSPGILPWGNDENGNTLYWLTTGHPETWPVIVGEGRGRVWQQFDMPMTSFLAAALSGDIECTIWPAEFPNPPEDFIFEVA, encoded by the coding sequence ATGTCAATTGAGCAACTGACAGCCATCGTTCCATCACCGGCGTCGCCGACGGAAGTTCCTGCGGAACCGGATTGGAAAGAGATTGAGAAAGAGCTAGGTATCGCTTTACCTCTGGATTACAGGGATTTCGTTTCCACGTACGGTAGCGGGCTACTTGGCAATTTCATTCGGGTCTTCAATCCGTTCGCCTCGTCTGAGTATCTCGCACTTATCCCGAGTGTGGAACGTATTTGCAAAGTTCGAAGAGAATTAAAAGCAACCGAGGGAGATGAGGAGGTGCCGTATGGCATCTACCCCGATTCTCCAGGTATTCTCCCATGGGGCAATGACGAAAACGGTAATACACTTTATTGGTTGACAACAGGCCATCCAGAAACGTGGCCTGTGATTGTTGGTGAAGGGCGTGGACGCGTATGGCAACAGTTCGATATGCCCATGACGTCCTTTCTTGCAGCAGCGTTGTCGGGCGATATTGAGTGTACGATTTGGCCAGCCGAGTTTCCGAACCCACCTGAGGATTTTATCTTTGAAGTGGCCTGA
- a CDS encoding winged helix-turn-helix domain-containing protein: protein MGFSCQKPTRQAKEQDPQAIVEWQAKECHE, encoded by the coding sequence ATGGGATTCAGTTGTCAGAAGCCAACACGTCAGGCCAAAGAACAAGATCCTCAGGCCATCGTCGAGTGGCAAGCCAAGGAGTGCCACGAATAA
- a CDS encoding SMI1/KNR4 family protein → MLENVKRITEIISPPDTATGPSGSWEDVEKELGLELPEDYKQFVSLYGSGTISGMISIGNPFIQPVSAQTFWLNWVDIYRDIENYGTEVPFDLYPARPALLPCGNYADVNILNWLTNESQAEWRIIYYSHSKGFFDLGKTTLTSVLLSLLTDVSDLPDGMVDQDPLYGKQPEFIPGFRMS, encoded by the coding sequence ATGTTGGAGAACGTCAAGAGGATCACTGAAATCATTTCCCCGCCTGACACGGCAACAGGCCCTTCGGGCTCTTGGGAGGATGTTGAAAAGGAACTGGGCTTAGAGTTGCCAGAGGACTACAAGCAGTTCGTTTCCCTCTACGGAAGTGGGACCATCTCAGGCATGATTAGCATTGGAAATCCTTTTATTCAACCGGTTTCAGCGCAGACGTTCTGGCTGAACTGGGTCGATATTTATCGAGACATCGAGAACTATGGTACGGAGGTCCCCTTCGACCTATACCCGGCGCGCCCTGCCCTCCTTCCATGTGGCAACTATGCGGATGTCAACATCCTCAACTGGCTGACAAATGAGTCTCAGGCAGAGTGGCGTATCATTTACTACAGTCACTCCAAAGGCTTCTTTGACCTGGGCAAGACCACGCTGACAAGTGTCCTTCTCAGCTTGCTAACCGACGTGAGCGACCTACCTGACGGCATGGTTGACCAAGATCCACTATATGGTAAGCAGCCGGAGTTTATCCCAGGGTTTAGGATGAGCTAG
- a CDS encoding ankyrin repeat domain-containing protein, whose protein sequence is MFEEETELYRAVINRDIDEVRTILERDTSQLDVGDEDRHSTPLHIASFDGQAHICKLLLMHGANVDARDINGCTPLHEAEQQGYEEVVKVLLAHGASVEIPDHTGWTPIYASTAGNSMGTNIWKVLLDHGARLDLNSALRLDKFEYVRETLERGGTFTSNSLFPEELLVDLVEWTSRYDEVVSMAALLLQHGVNVNGMGHMKQNALMIACSNPYSPGDLIRMLLEHGADPTMRRTVAPATAYQMAQSAENQKAIEILESFGISE, encoded by the coding sequence ATGTTTGAAGAGGAAACTGAACTTTATCGCGCCGTGATCAATCGCGATATTGACGAAGTGAGAACGATCTTAGAACGCGATACCTCACAACTTGATGTGGGTGATGAAGACCGCCATTCTACGCCTCTTCATATAGCTTCGTTTGATGGACAAGCTCACATCTGCAAGCTGTTACTGATGCACGGTGCGAATGTGGACGCGCGCGACATCAATGGTTGCACACCACTTCACGAGGCGGAGCAACAGGGCTACGAAGAGGTGGTCAAGGTTCTGCTGGCTCACGGTGCCAGTGTCGAAATACCCGATCATACCGGGTGGACTCCGATATACGCTTCGACAGCGGGCAATTCCATGGGCACAAACATCTGGAAAGTCTTACTGGATCATGGCGCTCGATTGGACCTGAATTCCGCCTTACGTCTTGATAAGTTCGAGTATGTGCGAGAGACACTTGAACGTGGGGGAACTTTCACCAGTAATTCGCTATTCCCTGAAGAACTTCTCGTCGATCTTGTTGAGTGGACGTCTAGATATGACGAGGTGGTCTCCATGGCCGCTTTGCTGTTGCAGCATGGGGTGAATGTCAATGGCATGGGCCATATGAAGCAAAATGCCTTGATGATTGCGTGTTCCAATCCTTACTCGCCAGGCGACTTGATTCGTATGCTCCTCGAGCATGGTGCCGATCCAACCATGCGCCGAACGGTGGCTCCCGCGACAGCCTACCAAATGGCTCAATCCGCCGAAAACCAAAAAGCGATTGAGATACTTGAAAGTTTCGGCATTAGCGAGTAG
- a CDS encoding SMI1/KNR4 family protein — translation MPPPKKPRFSNVDWDRLEKALGLTYPSSFKDFIDVYGGSVWFDNVCPFFSEARTEKEAKDFVQSVKKKLAPLQGNTFDECFNAIEIPLYPADNGLFPFLIDYSGNLFCWQTDQNSPDKWPVVFWNTGPITILEKLTIAMLIDDWLMRKPHMVKIWGDINEYEPDRIRLTE, via the coding sequence ATGCCACCGCCTAAAAAGCCCCGGTTCTCAAATGTTGACTGGGATCGGCTGGAAAAGGCTCTTGGCCTCACATATCCATCGAGTTTCAAAGACTTTATCGATGTGTATGGCGGCAGCGTCTGGTTCGACAATGTTTGTCCCTTCTTTTCAGAGGCAAGAACGGAGAAGGAAGCGAAGGACTTCGTGCAATCAGTGAAGAAGAAACTCGCACCGCTCCAAGGAAACACTTTTGACGAGTGTTTCAATGCCATCGAGATTCCGCTTTACCCAGCGGACAATGGGCTTTTCCCATTCTTGATCGATTACAGCGGGAACCTCTTTTGTTGGCAAACGGATCAAAATAGCCCTGACAAATGGCCGGTCGTTTTCTGGAACACAGGGCCAATCACCATTCTGGAGAAGCTGACCATTGCGATGTTGATCGACGACTGGCTAATGCGAAAACCCCACATGGTCAAGATCTGGGGAGACATCAACGAATACGAGCCGGATAGGATTCGATTGACGGAATGA
- a CDS encoding SMI1/KNR4 family protein, with translation MSSSLNEIEKLVKPPAKPVGLDRRWDAVEQELGSFLPADYKAFIDHYGSGLVCGMIAVWNLCDKTCFPAPVKDYLLGESSVIASFKQSTVTPAESWFPEPDGLLPFCTVIDVHHVMWRTKGKSDE, from the coding sequence ATGTCTTCATCGCTCAATGAAATTGAAAAACTCGTCAAACCACCTGCCAAGCCAGTGGGATTAGATCGCCGATGGGATGCCGTCGAACAAGAGTTGGGCAGCTTTCTTCCCGCGGACTACAAAGCTTTTATCGATCACTATGGTTCCGGCCTCGTATGTGGGATGATCGCCGTTTGGAACTTGTGTGATAAGACTTGTTTTCCCGCACCCGTCAAAGACTATCTGCTTGGTGAAAGCAGCGTCATCGCGTCTTTCAAGCAGTCAACCGTTACTCCTGCGGAGTCGTGGTTCCCAGAGCCTGATGGACTTCTGCCGTTTTGTACCGTGATAGATGTTCACCACGTAATGTGGCGGACCAAGGGCAAGTCCGACGAATGA
- a CDS encoding SMI1/KNR4 family protein, with protein MLTGDEFIQRLIRAGIATQETIVPCSDADIARIEDAVGLHLPDYYKQFLLAAGKCAGAFMDDCSFYYPELLQMTAEAKRMLIAFEGNRLRLPADAFVFMDRRENFLFFRTSEKLSNSIIAYEEDHRKFDDYDNTFWGYVEGELLETEEFFAKFLKTGTCDDYLRRAMQRAEQVKHL; from the coding sequence ATGCTAACTGGCGACGAGTTCATTCAACGTCTAATCCGGGCAGGCATTGCGACACAAGAAACCATCGTGCCTTGCAGCGATGCAGACATTGCACGCATTGAGGATGCGGTTGGCTTGCATCTACCCGATTACTACAAACAATTCTTGCTCGCTGCTGGAAAGTGCGCGGGAGCGTTCATGGATGACTGCAGCTTTTATTATCCCGAGTTGCTGCAGATGACCGCCGAAGCTAAGCGGATGCTAATAGCGTTTGAAGGCAATCGTCTTCGGCTTCCGGCTGACGCGTTTGTGTTCATGGACCGCAGGGAGAACTTTTTATTCTTTAGGACGAGTGAAAAGTTGTCGAATTCGATAATCGCTTATGAAGAAGATCATCGCAAGTTCGACGACTATGACAACACTTTTTGGGGCTATGTTGAGGGAGAGCTCCTGGAAACGGAAGAGTTCTTTGCAAAGTTTTTGAAGACTGGAACTTGTGATGATTACCTGCGAAGAGCAATGCAACGAGCAGAGCAAGTAAAACATCTGTGA